Proteins encoded within one genomic window of Catharus ustulatus isolate bCatUst1 chromosome 10, bCatUst1.pri.v2, whole genome shotgun sequence:
- the SLC7A14 gene encoding probable cationic amino acid transporter, translated as MSGFLSRLDPRRVPWGAAGHALRTRVLRTKPVESMLEGTGAAATQGARLAKVLTTLDLISLGVGSCVGTGMYVVSGLVAKEMAGPGVIVSFIIAAVASILSGVCYAEFGVRVPKTTGSAYTYSYVTVGEFVAFFIGWNLILEYLIGTAAGASALSSMFDSLANHTISRWMINSVGTLNGLGKGEESYPDLLALVIAVIVTIIVAMGVKNSVGLNNVLNVINLAVWVFIMIAGLFYIKSDNWAEGQFLPFGWPGVLKGAATCFYAFIGFDIIATTGEEAKNPNTSIPYAITASLVTCLTAYVSVSMILTLMVPYDAIDTESPLMEMFVVHGFYAAKFIVAIGSVAGLTVSLLGSLFPMPRVIYAMAGDGLLFRFLSHVSSYTETPVVACIVSGFLAALLSLLVSLRDLIEMMSIGTLLAYTLVSVCVLLLRYQPESDIDGFVKFLSEEHTKKKEGILADCEKEACSPGSEGEEFSGPPTNTCGAKNLPSLGDNEMLIGKSDKSAYNVNHPNYGTVDMTSGIEADESENIYLIKLKKLIGPRYYTMRIHLGLPGKMDRPTAATGHTVTTCVLLLFVLMFIFCSFIIFGSDYISEQSWWAVLLVVLMVLLIAVLVFVILQQPENPKKLPYMAPCLPFVPAFAMLVNIYLMLKLSTVTWIRFAVWCFVGLLIYFGYGMWNSTLEISAREEALHQSTYQRYDVDVDPFSVDDGFSFAPEGESYPAWGPSEDKSFSYQQMAGTKESHRTSGRSKSKGRHKPPSDALIANDELDYSPE; from the exons atgAGTGGCTTCTTGTCTCGGCTGGACCCTCGGCGGGTGCCCTGGGGGGCGGCGGGCCATGCCCTGCGCACCCGCGTGCTGCGCACCAAGCCCGTGGAGTCCATGCTGGAGGGCACCGGCGCCGCGGCCACCCAGGGCGCCCGGCTGGCCAAGGTCCTCACCACCCTCGACCTCATCTCCCTGGGCGTGGGCAGCTGCGTGGGCACCGGCATGTACGTGGTGTCCGGCCTGGTGGCCAAGGAGATGGCGGGACCCGGGGTCATCGTGTCCTTCATCATCGCTGCCGTCGCGTCCATCCTGTCAG GCGTTTGCTACGCCGAGTTCGGCGTGCGGGTCCCCAAGACCACGGGCTCTGCCTACACCTACAGCTACGTGACCGTGGGGGAGTTTGTGGCGTTCTTCATCGGCTGGAACCTCATCCTGGAGTACCTGATCGGGACGGCCGCGGGTGCCAGCGCCCTCAGCAGCATGTTTGACTCGCTGGCCAACCACACCATCAGCCGCTGGATGATCAACAGCGTGGGCACGCTGAACGGCCTGG ggaaaggagaggagtcATACCCTGACCTTCTTGCTCTGGTCATTGCTGTCATTGTCACCATCATTGTGGCCATGGGGGTGAAGAACTCGGTGGGACTGAACAACGTGCTCAATGTCATTAACTTGGCAGTTTGGGTCTTCATCATGATTGCTGGTCTGTTCTACATCAAAAGTGACAACTGGGCTGAAGGGCAATTCCTGCCCTTTGGATGGCCAGGG GTGCTCAAGGGGGCTGCAACCTGTTTCTATGCCTTCATTGGCTTTGACATCATTGCTACCACGGGAGAAGAGGCGAAGAATCCCAACACCTCCATCCCCTACGCCATCACAGCCTCACTTGTCACGTGCCTGACAGCTTATGTGTCT GTGAGCATGATCCTCACACTGATGGTGCCCTATGATGCCATTGACACCGAGTCCCCACTGATGGAAATGTTCGTGGTCCACGGCTTCTATGCAGCCAAATTCATCGTTGCCATTGGCTCCGTGGCTGGCCTCACTGTCAGCTTGCTGGGCTCCCTCTTCCCGATGCCCAGAGTCATTTATGCCATGGCTGGTGATGGGCTGCTCTTCAG GTTTTTGTCCCACGTCAGTTCTTACACGGAAACCCCTGTTGTGGCTTGTATCGTGTCCGGgttcctggcagctctgctctccttgctgGTCAGCCTGAGGGACCTGATTGAGATGATGTCCATTGGCACCCTGCTCGCCTACACGCTGGTGTCCGTCTGCGTCCTGCTCCTGCGGTACCAGCCCGAGAGCGACATCGACGGCTTCGTCAAATTCCTCTCTGAGGAGCACACCAAGAAGAAGGAGGGAATCCTGGCTGACTGTGAGAAGGAAGCTTGCTCCCCTGGCAGCGAAGGAGAGGAGTTCTCCGGCCCACCGACCAACACGTGCGGGGCAAAAAATCTGCCTTCACTAGGAGATAACGAGATGCTAATTGGGAAATCCGACAAATCCGCCTACAATGTGAATCACCCCAACTACGGCACCGTCGACATGACCTCGGGGATAGAGGCAGATGAGTCTGAGAACATCTATCTCATCAAGCTCAAGAAGCTGATCGGCCCCCGGTACTACACGATGCGGATCCACCTCGGGCTGCCGGGTAAAATGGATCGTCCGACGGCGGCCACTGGCCACACGGTCACCACCTGCGTGCTCCTGCTCTTTGTCCTGATGTTCATCTTCTGCTCTTTCATCATTTTTGGGTCAGATTATatctctgagcagagctggtgggctgtgctgctggtggtgctgaTGGTCCTGCTCATCgctgtgctggtgtttgtgATCTTGCAGCAGCCAGAAAACCCCAAGAAGTTGCCCTACATGGCCCCGTGTCTGCCCTTCGTCCCTGCCTTTGCCATGCTGGTGAACATCTATCTCATGCTGAAGCTCTCCACAGTCACCTGGATCCGATTTGCCGTCTGGTGTTTTGTGG GTCTGCTCATCTACTTTGGCTACGGGATGTGGAACAGCACACTGGAGATCAGCGCGCGGGAGGAGGCCCTGCACCAGAGCACCTACCAGCGCTACGACGTGGATGTCGACCCCTTCTCCGTGGATGATGGCTTCTCCTTCGCCCCCGAGGGCGAGAGCTACCCGGCCTGGGGTCCTTCTGAGGACAAGAGCTTCTCGTACCAGCAAATGGCGGGCACCAAGGAAAGCCATCGGACAAGTGGCAGGTCGAAAAGCAAAGGTCGGCACAAACCGCCGTCGGATGCTCTGATCGCCAACGATGAGCTGGACTATTCACCCGAGTAA